In Verrucomicrobiota bacterium, one genomic interval encodes:
- a CDS encoding FAD/NAD(P)-binding protein, which yields MPEPAERVETMTAPMVPTPWVVRDVISETADTFTLELEPETPANFPDGFHFLPGQFNMMYVFGIGEVPISICSDPKVKNRIKHTIRRVGTVTRIMENLEIGDTVGIRGPYGIAWPIDKARGKDVLLIAGGIGLAPIRPAMYHLLHHRKKYNRVSLCYGARTQEDILYRSQLEYWSSRLDLEIFVTLDRDSPSWHGSIGVVTQLIQRVPADPNNSIVMICGPEIMMKYCLPELHDRRISNEQIYVSLERNMKCAIGHCGHCQYGPEFVCKSGPVFQMNQVARLMNIEEL from the coding sequence ATGCCTGAACCAGCCGAGAGAGTTGAAACGATGACCGCCCCCATGGTTCCTACACCTTGGGTTGTTCGCGATGTTATCTCCGAAACAGCCGATACTTTCACTCTCGAACTTGAGCCGGAAACACCTGCCAATTTTCCAGATGGTTTCCACTTCCTTCCTGGTCAGTTTAATATGATGTATGTTTTTGGAATTGGCGAGGTTCCCATTTCCATTTGCAGCGATCCCAAAGTTAAAAACCGGATCAAGCATACCATAAGAAGGGTTGGAACCGTAACCAGGATCATGGAAAATTTGGAAATAGGTGATACGGTGGGCATACGAGGTCCCTATGGTATTGCTTGGCCTATAGACAAAGCTCGAGGAAAAGACGTCCTTCTTATAGCCGGAGGAATTGGTTTGGCTCCAATAAGACCGGCCATGTACCACCTCCTTCATCATCGGAAAAAATATAATCGAGTTTCACTATGCTATGGAGCCCGCACACAGGAGGATATACTTTATCGTAGTCAACTTGAGTACTGGAGCAGTCGTCTAGACCTCGAGATATTTGTGACTCTGGATAGAGACTCACCCTCCTGGCATGGAAGTATCGGTGTAGTTACCCAACTGATTCAGCGAGTTCCGGCAGATCCGAACAACTCAATTGTCATGATCTGTGGCCCTGAAATCATGATGAAGTATTGCCTGCCAGAACTGCACGATCGGAGGATTTCAAATGAACAGATCTACGTATCCCTTGAGCGGAATATGAAATGCGCGATTGGTCACTGTGGTCATTGTCAATACGGGCCAGAATTTGTCTGTAAGTCGGGACCGGTATTCCAGATGAATCAGGTAGCGCGATTAATGAATATTGAGGAGCTATGA
- a CDS encoding oxidoreductase, whose translation MKTTRIKPKLAVWKFASCDGCQLSLLDCEDELLAVAGEVEIANFPEASRAIVEGPYDVSLVEGSITTPHDLERIQQVRRDSGVLITIGACATAGGIQALRNFKNIKDFISLVYARPEYIDTLDKSTPISDHVHVDFELRGCPISKAQLLEVLNAFLNNRKPVIPKHSVCVECKLRGTPCVMVAQGIPCLGPVTQAGCGAICPAYDRGCYGCFGPQETTNTASLSEHWKKGLNVPSDRLMRTFRSFNAWAEPFKDESNKHE comes from the coding sequence ATGAAAACGACACGCATAAAACCAAAACTCGCCGTTTGGAAATTTGCTTCATGCGATGGTTGTCAGTTGAGCCTCCTCGATTGTGAAGACGAATTATTGGCTGTAGCAGGTGAAGTAGAAATCGCAAACTTTCCGGAAGCATCCCGGGCAATCGTTGAGGGACCTTACGATGTTTCGCTGGTCGAAGGCTCCATTACAACCCCTCACGACCTGGAAAGAATTCAACAGGTCCGGAGAGACTCTGGTGTCCTTATAACCATCGGAGCCTGCGCTACCGCCGGTGGAATCCAGGCGCTCCGAAACTTTAAAAATATTAAGGATTTTATTTCCCTAGTGTATGCGCGTCCAGAATACATTGATACACTTGATAAATCGACCCCTATCTCCGATCATGTTCATGTCGATTTTGAACTGCGTGGTTGTCCAATAAGCAAAGCCCAATTACTCGAGGTCCTGAATGCATTCCTAAACAATCGCAAGCCGGTCATTCCAAAACATAGTGTTTGCGTTGAGTGTAAGCTTCGCGGGACTCCCTGTGTTATGGTAGCCCAGGGTATCCCTTGCCTTGGACCGGTTACTCAAGCCGGATGTGGTGCCATTTGCCCAGCCTATGACCGTGGCTGCTACGGTTGCTTCGGACCCCAGGAAACAACGAACACAGCCTCCTTAAGCGAACACTGGAAAAAAGGCCTGAACGTTCCGTCTGACCGCCTGATGAGAACGTTTCGAAGTTTCAACGCCTGGGCGGAACCCTTTAAAGACGAAAGTAACAAACATGAGTGA
- a CDS encoding Ni/Fe hydrogenase subunit alpha → MSDDQNASSESGKRTIKVNYMARVEGEGGLDIKIRNNVVEDVKLHIFEPPRFYEAFLREREYTEAPDITARICGICPIAYQMSSIHAMENALGVKIEGQLRELRRLIYCGEWIESHVLHAYMLHAPDFLGYQDAIGMAKDFPDVVKKGLQLKKTGNEIVSLLGGREIHPINVKVGGFYKLPAKQDLLELAEKLRKAKDLAGEMVEFTSTLEFPHFEQDYEYVSLRHPTEYPFNEGRIVSNKGLDIDIASFSEFVTEEHVEHSTSLHAYLKERGAYHVGPLARYNLNFDRLSPAAQALAESAGLEPTCFNPFKSIIIRSVETFWAVEEALRIIEQYEKPDKPAVPLEVKAGVGHGCTEAPRGILYHRYEIDNIGLIKDAVIVPPTSQNQKMIEADLWKFAEQYINLNDEDLKWKCEQAVRNYDPCISCSCHFLKLRIDRDGEVSEIK, encoded by the coding sequence ATGAGTGACGATCAGAATGCTTCTTCCGAATCCGGTAAGAGAACCATCAAGGTTAACTATATGGCTCGCGTTGAAGGCGAAGGGGGGCTGGATATCAAAATACGCAACAATGTTGTTGAGGACGTAAAACTTCACATCTTCGAACCTCCACGATTTTACGAAGCATTTTTAAGGGAAAGGGAATATACCGAAGCGCCAGACATTACAGCTCGTATTTGTGGCATATGCCCAATTGCCTACCAAATGAGTTCTATCCATGCGATGGAGAACGCCTTGGGAGTTAAAATAGAGGGTCAACTGCGCGAACTGCGTCGCCTCATTTACTGTGGAGAATGGATTGAGAGCCACGTGCTGCATGCTTACATGCTGCATGCGCCCGATTTCCTCGGATATCAAGATGCAATCGGCATGGCCAAGGATTTCCCGGATGTCGTTAAGAAAGGCTTACAGCTTAAAAAAACCGGTAACGAGATCGTGAGTCTTCTAGGAGGTCGTGAGATCCACCCTATCAACGTGAAGGTTGGCGGATTCTACAAGCTGCCTGCAAAGCAGGACCTATTGGAATTAGCTGAAAAACTGAGAAAAGCCAAAGACCTGGCTGGTGAAATGGTTGAGTTTACCTCCACGCTTGAGTTTCCGCACTTTGAGCAGGATTACGAATATGTCAGCCTGAGGCATCCCACAGAATACCCTTTTAATGAAGGTCGAATTGTTTCCAACAAGGGACTCGATATCGACATTGCCAGTTTCAGTGAGTTTGTAACTGAAGAACATGTTGAACATTCCACTTCACTGCATGCCTATCTTAAAGAGCGCGGAGCGTATCATGTAGGTCCATTGGCGAGATACAATCTCAACTTCGATCGATTGTCACCCGCAGCCCAGGCTTTAGCTGAATCAGCCGGACTGGAACCAACCTGTTTTAATCCTTTTAAGAGCATCATTATCCGAAGCGTAGAAACCTTCTGGGCTGTTGAGGAAGCACTACGCATAATTGAACAGTACGAGAAGCCGGATAAACCGGCTGTTCCTCTGGAGGTGAAAGCAGGTGTCGGACATGGTTGCACAGAAGCTCCTCGCGGGATTCTGTATCATCGGTACGAAATAGACAATATCGGCCTGATTAAAGATGCCGTTATTGTGCCACCCACCTCTCAAAATCAAAAAATGATCGAAGCCGATTTATGGAAATTTGCCGAACAGTATATCAACCTAAATGACGAGGACTTGAAGTGGAAATGCGAACAGGCCGTCCGTAATTACGATCCCTGTATATCTTGCTCCTGTCATTTCCTGAAACTTCGAATTGATAGAGACGGGGAAGTCAGCGAAATCAAATAA
- a CDS encoding hydrogenase maturation protease, producing MMDTNAVCVVGIGNPDCGDDSAGPEVIDLLKDLGAKGAITLKASGETAGLIEILSANPCVILIDAIAVAREPGAIHRFDATYDSLPADLFTNYSTHSMGVHEAIEMARVLGELSNKVIVYGIEGLNFQPGDSMSPAVKTNLIELTNLVAKEITELIH from the coding sequence ATGATGGATACAAATGCAGTATGTGTGGTCGGGATTGGAAATCCGGATTGTGGAGACGACAGTGCTGGTCCGGAAGTTATTGATCTATTGAAGGATCTCGGTGCAAAAGGTGCAATTACCCTGAAGGCCAGTGGTGAAACTGCAGGCTTGATCGAAATCCTATCAGCTAACCCTTGCGTGATCTTGATAGATGCCATTGCTGTAGCCAGAGAACCCGGAGCCATCCACCGCTTTGATGCAACGTATGATTCGCTACCCGCGGACCTCTTTACAAATTACTCCACCCATAGTATGGGTGTGCACGAAGCAATCGAAATGGCGAGGGTTCTGGGAGAGCTCTCAAATAAAGTAATTGTTTACGGCATTGAAGGTTTAAATTTCCAGCCTGGGGATTCCATGAGTCCCGCGGTCAAAACAAACCTGATAGAACTCACTAATCTCGTCGCCAAAGAAATCACCGAATTAATCCACTAA
- a CDS encoding hydrogenase/urease maturation nickel metallochaperone HypA: protein MHEHSLLNDLLRKIEQVVLEQNAARATKVTIKLGAFSHISPDHFREHFDQAKPGTVAETAELEVYASDDQSDPMAQEMILESLEVEQN from the coding sequence ATGCATGAGCACTCTTTATTGAATGATTTATTGAGGAAAATTGAACAGGTTGTCCTCGAACAGAACGCCGCACGAGCGACCAAAGTGACTATAAAACTGGGAGCATTCTCCCACATTTCACCAGACCATTTCCGTGAACACTTTGATCAGGCCAAACCGGGAACGGTGGCTGAGACAGCTGAACTCGAAGTTTATGCTTCAGATGATCAATCGGATCCGATGGCCCAAGAAATGATCCTGGAAAGTCTGGAAGTTGAACAGAATTGA
- the hypF gene encoding carbamoyltransferase HypF, protein MNRIEQLDIPVTTEIRVRISLHGMIQGVGFRPLVFQLAKRMQLNGWVSNSSEGVTIELEGIKKSIDKFLRQLEHELPPYASIQGRNIALIETWGEKEFAIKESTNTGETAPHILPDIAVCHECLEEMFDPLNRRFAYPFINCTHCGPRFSIVQSLPYDRANTTMAGFEMCEECRAEYEDPTDRRFHAQPIACPNCGPQIEFRHLSESSSTFIGKKAMESAIHSLKSGKILALKGLGGFQLLVDATNTAAVQRLRERKQRGNKPFAVMFPDIESARETVKISDPEEKLIKSPEAPIVLVEKQNNKFDSASPKNPYLGVFLPYSPLHHQLLKQFNNPLIATSGNLANEPICIHNEEAFLRLKSIADVFLVHDRPIQRPVDDSVVRMVGGDIQVIRRARGYAPYPIQMSQHVPPTLAVGGHLKNTIAIGKGHQIVLSQHIGNLDTMESVSAFDSTISDFRTLYDLQAEAVVADKHPDYVSTRFAEEQKSEHNVHIQHHLAHVFSCMAEHGLKPPLTGIAWDGTGYGDDGTIWGAESFKLTEQTSRRFASIYPFQLPGGESAIHEPERIAISLLHSAGQQIPQTKKTNLLLELNEKGINSPYCSSIGRLFDGISAIIGLCREINYEAEAAMLLEFEAMQSDTHDHYDFPAHKSDGSNLTVFDWRPMIGQIAEDLRTQEPTTHIARKFHNTLTEAILEIARLSNENKVLLSGGCFQNKVLTEMTIHKLTEAGFKTYSHHQIPSNDGGLAAGQVYAQLFKSNLKLT, encoded by the coding sequence TTGAACAGAATTGAACAGCTCGATATCCCAGTAACGACCGAAATTCGCGTTAGAATTTCCCTTCACGGTATGATTCAAGGCGTGGGATTTCGCCCGCTTGTTTTCCAACTGGCAAAACGGATGCAACTTAATGGTTGGGTTTCTAACAGTTCGGAAGGAGTTACGATTGAACTGGAAGGAATTAAGAAATCGATAGACAAATTTCTCAGGCAACTTGAACATGAACTCCCGCCCTATGCTTCCATTCAAGGACGAAACATTGCGCTGATAGAAACCTGGGGGGAAAAAGAATTCGCGATAAAAGAAAGCACAAACACTGGCGAAACTGCCCCACACATCCTTCCCGATATCGCAGTATGCCACGAGTGTCTGGAGGAAATGTTCGATCCCCTAAACCGGCGCTTCGCTTATCCGTTTATAAACTGCACGCATTGCGGACCTCGTTTCAGTATTGTCCAATCTCTCCCGTATGACCGAGCCAACACCACCATGGCTGGTTTTGAAATGTGCGAGGAATGCCGTGCCGAATACGAAGATCCGACCGATCGGAGATTTCATGCCCAACCCATAGCCTGTCCAAATTGTGGGCCACAGATCGAATTTCGCCACTTATCGGAATCTTCTTCTACCTTCATTGGGAAGAAGGCAATGGAATCAGCCATTCATTCACTCAAATCAGGAAAAATCCTGGCATTAAAGGGATTGGGAGGTTTTCAGCTTTTAGTTGACGCCACAAACACTGCGGCAGTTCAACGACTCAGAGAACGAAAACAACGCGGCAATAAACCATTTGCCGTGATGTTTCCTGACATCGAAAGTGCACGTGAAACTGTCAAAATCTCCGATCCTGAGGAAAAGCTAATTAAGTCGCCGGAAGCCCCCATTGTTCTCGTAGAAAAACAGAACAATAAGTTTGATTCGGCTTCACCTAAAAACCCCTACCTCGGTGTTTTTCTACCTTATTCCCCCCTTCACCACCAATTGCTTAAACAATTTAATAATCCTCTGATTGCAACGAGTGGGAACTTGGCCAATGAACCGATATGTATTCATAACGAGGAAGCGTTCCTACGTTTGAAATCTATTGCAGATGTATTCCTGGTACACGACAGACCTATTCAACGGCCTGTAGATGATTCGGTTGTGCGTATGGTTGGAGGTGACATTCAAGTAATTCGACGAGCTCGGGGATACGCACCCTACCCTATTCAAATGAGCCAACACGTGCCTCCCACTCTCGCTGTTGGTGGTCATTTGAAGAACACCATTGCCATAGGTAAAGGGCATCAAATCGTCCTCAGCCAACATATAGGTAATCTGGATACCATGGAATCTGTCTCGGCATTTGATTCTACCATTTCCGACTTCAGGACACTCTATGACCTCCAGGCTGAAGCTGTGGTTGCGGATAAACATCCTGATTATGTTTCAACCCGGTTTGCAGAAGAACAAAAATCAGAACACAATGTGCACATTCAACATCATCTGGCTCACGTATTCAGCTGTATGGCCGAACATGGATTAAAACCGCCGCTTACTGGAATTGCCTGGGACGGCACTGGCTATGGTGATGACGGAACCATCTGGGGCGCGGAATCGTTTAAATTAACCGAGCAGACAAGCCGGAGATTCGCATCGATCTATCCTTTTCAACTTCCGGGAGGTGAATCCGCCATCCATGAACCGGAGCGAATCGCCATTAGCCTACTTCATTCGGCAGGTCAGCAAATTCCACAAACCAAGAAAACGAACCTGCTCCTAGAATTGAATGAAAAAGGCATCAATTCCCCATACTGTTCCAGCATCGGTAGGCTATTCGATGGAATTTCCGCCATAATCGGACTATGCAGGGAGATAAATTATGAGGCCGAGGCTGCCATGCTACTTGAGTTTGAAGCTATGCAATCGGATACTCACGACCACTACGATTTTCCCGCACACAAATCCGATGGCTCCAATCTGACCGTCTTTGATTGGCGTCCCATGATTGGTCAAATAGCTGAGGATTTAAGAACCCAGGAACCTACTACCCATATCGCTCGAAAATTCCACAATACCCTGACCGAAGCCATCCTGGAAATTGCCCGATTATCCAATGAGAACAAAGTCCTTTTAAGCGGGGGATGCTTTCAAAACAAGGTTCTCACGGAAATGACTATTCATAAATTGACCGAGGCAGGATTTAAGACCTACTCTCACCACCAAATACCATCCAATGACGGAGGCCTCGCTGCAGGCCAGGTATATGCTCAATTGTTCAAATCCAACCTGAAATTAACCTGA
- a CDS encoding HypC/HybG/HupF family hydrogenase formation chaperone, whose protein sequence is MCLAIPGKLVEVTSDEELAREGIVDFQGIRKKINITFTPEAQPGDYVLVHVGFSISKIDETAAQRTLDTLRDLGELDELNEENKAE, encoded by the coding sequence ATGTGCCTGGCGATTCCTGGAAAACTTGTTGAAGTCACCTCAGATGAGGAGTTGGCTCGTGAAGGCATTGTAGATTTCCAGGGAATACGGAAAAAAATAAATATCACCTTCACCCCTGAAGCCCAACCAGGAGATTACGTACTGGTTCATGTGGGATTTTCTATAAGCAAGATTGACGAAACCGCAGCCCAACGAACGCTCGACACTTTGCGGGATCTTGGCGAACTGGATGAATTGAATGAGGAAAATAAAGCCGAATGA
- the hypD gene encoding hydrogenase formation protein HypD produces the protein MKYLDEFREAPAVHKLAARIHNLTTNNWTLMEVCGGQTHSLIRYGIDTLLPDKISLIHGPGCPVCVTPIEQIDKAIELSQKTNIIFCSFGDMLRVPGSEKDLFYAKANGGDIRIVYSPMDAVGIAQKNPEKEVIFFAVGFETTAPANAMAVYQAAKLGLKNFSILCSHVLVPPAMEAILSSPENRVQGFLAAGHVCTIMGEKEYEPIADKYKVPIVVTGFEPLDLMQGIYYCVKQLEEGRHEVENQYDRSVRVEGNLPAKQMIAKVFHVIPRQWRGIGSIPHSGLGIRPEFSSFDAEARFDFRQPMVCENPECIAGKVLQGIKKPKDCPAFGTRCTPDHPLGAPMVSTEGACSAYYNHRSRHA, from the coding sequence ATGAAGTACCTGGATGAATTCAGAGAGGCTCCGGCTGTTCATAAGCTTGCAGCGCGTATCCACAATCTGACCACCAATAATTGGACGCTTATGGAGGTTTGCGGAGGGCAGACTCATTCCCTCATTCGTTATGGAATTGACACGCTGCTTCCCGACAAGATTTCCCTTATTCACGGCCCGGGTTGCCCGGTATGTGTAACGCCCATCGAACAAATTGATAAGGCCATAGAGCTTTCACAAAAAACGAATATTATCTTTTGCTCCTTTGGCGATATGCTGCGCGTTCCCGGATCCGAAAAGGACTTGTTTTACGCTAAAGCGAATGGAGGCGATATCCGGATTGTCTACTCACCGATGGACGCAGTTGGTATTGCTCAAAAGAATCCTGAAAAGGAGGTGATCTTCTTTGCCGTTGGGTTTGAAACGACTGCTCCTGCCAATGCCATGGCCGTTTATCAGGCAGCAAAATTGGGACTGAAGAATTTTTCTATTCTCTGTTCACACGTATTGGTACCACCAGCCATGGAAGCCATTCTTTCCTCACCCGAAAACCGGGTACAGGGATTTTTGGCTGCAGGACATGTTTGTACCATTATGGGAGAAAAGGAGTACGAGCCCATTGCAGATAAATACAAGGTTCCCATCGTGGTGACTGGATTTGAACCACTGGATCTAATGCAAGGGATTTATTACTGTGTAAAACAATTGGAGGAAGGCCGTCACGAAGTGGAAAACCAATACGACCGCTCCGTTCGCGTTGAAGGAAACCTTCCTGCGAAACAAATGATCGCGAAGGTATTTCATGTCATACCCAGGCAATGGCGTGGTATTGGTTCAATCCCGCACAGCGGATTGGGTATTCGTCCGGAATTCTCCTCCTTTGATGCCGAAGCGCGTTTTGATTTCAGACAACCAATGGTCTGTGAAAATCCCGAATGTATCGCCGGGAAAGTCTTGCAAGGTATCAAGAAACCCAAAGATTGTCCGGCATTCGGAACTCGCTGCACACCCGATCATCCCCTGGGAGCCCCCATGGTTTCAACCGAAGGTGCTTGTTCGGCCTACTACAACCACCGATCCCGTCACGCATGA
- the hypE gene encoding hydrogenase expression/formation protein HypE, with product MNVEGKSPAFPTSCPFPFEDYPQVVLAHGGGGKLTQDLVEKIFLEAFGNPISRELLDGAILKNPGQTLVMSTDSHVVSPLFFPGGDIGSLSVYGTTNDISMCGARPLFLTAGFILEEGFSMNALWKIVQSMKQAAEQVGVQIVAGDTKVVEKGKGDGVYINTTGLGFRDSSLSIGPSLIEKDDVVLVSGDIGRHGITIMASREGLEFETELISDCGPLSAMVDTLLDSGIPVHCMRDLTRGGLATAILEISKQANIDVILEEDAIPVDPAVKGACEILGLDPLYVANEGCFAVFLPASYSEKALDILQSFPSGKNAKCIGRVVSSGHSNVSLKTGLGTHRYLTMLSGEQLPRIC from the coding sequence ATGAACGTCGAAGGCAAATCTCCGGCATTTCCAACAAGTTGTCCCTTTCCATTTGAGGATTATCCGCAAGTGGTCCTGGCACATGGAGGTGGAGGAAAACTGACTCAGGATTTGGTAGAAAAAATATTTCTTGAAGCTTTTGGGAATCCTATATCCCGGGAACTACTGGACGGTGCTATTTTGAAGAATCCAGGTCAAACGCTGGTCATGTCTACCGACTCGCATGTTGTCTCACCCTTGTTTTTTCCAGGGGGCGACATTGGTTCTCTCTCCGTCTACGGAACCACCAATGATATTTCCATGTGCGGAGCTCGTCCCTTATTTTTAACGGCAGGCTTCATACTGGAAGAAGGTTTTTCCATGAATGCGCTCTGGAAAATTGTGCAGTCCATGAAACAGGCGGCAGAACAAGTAGGAGTTCAAATTGTAGCGGGTGACACAAAAGTTGTTGAAAAAGGAAAAGGAGACGGGGTTTACATAAACACAACGGGCCTGGGCTTTCGTGACTCTTCGCTGTCAATTGGACCCAGTCTAATAGAAAAAGACGATGTCGTTCTCGTGAGCGGTGATATCGGACGCCACGGAATAACTATCATGGCCTCACGAGAAGGATTAGAGTTTGAAACCGAACTTATCAGCGATTGTGGACCGCTTTCAGCCATGGTAGACACACTCCTGGACTCAGGCATCCCCGTCCATTGTATGCGAGACCTGACCCGAGGCGGACTTGCTACAGCGATCCTGGAAATCAGTAAACAAGCCAACATCGACGTAATTCTGGAGGAAGATGCAATACCTGTTGATCCTGCCGTGAAAGGCGCGTGCGAAATCCTTGGACTGGATCCGCTCTATGTAGCAAATGAAGGTTGCTTTGCCGTTTTCTTACCAGCTTCCTACAGCGAAAAAGCCCTGGATATCTTGCAGTCCTTTCCGAGTGGAAAAAACGCCAAATGTATCGGACGAGTCGTTTCATCCGGACATTCAAATGTATCGCTTAAAACTGGACTTGGCACCCACCGATACCTGACCATGTTGAGTGGTGAGCAACTTCCTCGCATTTGCTAA
- the fdhD gene encoding formate dehydrogenase accessory sulfurtransferase FdhD, producing MATVPKKESITQSTIVRIDDTGTVTTEHDKIAVEEPLEIRLGNNPFVVTMRTPGHDDELAAGFFVTEGIVRQRSDIKEISRCPTSLTPENTVRIDLKGGNKAEGLKSNRVGAISASCGVCGKTSIESVQGHFPSIQSKITIERNLLLQLPDRLRASQDVFDKTGGLHSAGIFDLEGNLVCLREDVGRHNALDKVIGYAFLNNLLPLDKHVLVVSGRVAFEIMQKALAAQLAIVAAISAPSSLAVTFALHSGQTLVGFLRKPRFNVYSHPHRIR from the coding sequence ATGGCAACAGTACCGAAAAAAGAGTCCATTACTCAAAGCACCATCGTACGTATAGACGATACCGGTACGGTTACAACGGAACATGATAAAATTGCGGTGGAAGAACCGTTGGAGATTCGTTTAGGAAATAATCCCTTCGTTGTAACCATGCGAACCCCGGGTCATGACGATGAGTTAGCCGCAGGGTTCTTTGTGACGGAAGGAATTGTCAGGCAACGATCGGACATAAAAGAAATCAGTCGCTGCCCTACTTCACTCACACCGGAAAATACGGTGAGAATCGATCTGAAAGGTGGAAATAAAGCGGAAGGTCTAAAGTCCAATCGTGTAGGTGCCATTTCTGCGAGCTGCGGCGTTTGCGGAAAGACTTCTATCGAATCAGTTCAAGGTCATTTCCCTTCGATTCAAAGCAAGATAACGATTGAAAGAAATTTACTGCTCCAACTGCCGGATCGTTTAAGAGCATCACAAGATGTTTTTGATAAAACCGGGGGTCTTCACTCTGCCGGAATTTTTGATTTGGAAGGAAACCTGGTATGCCTGCGCGAAGATGTCGGACGCCACAACGCTCTCGATAAGGTCATCGGTTACGCATTTCTCAACAACCTTCTGCCACTGGACAAGCACGTGTTGGTGGTCAGTGGAAGAGTTGCTTTTGAAATTATGCAAAAAGCACTGGCCGCCCAATTGGCAATCGTTGCTGCCATTTCCGCTCCATCGTCTCTGGCCGTTACTTTCGCCCTCCATAGTGGGCAAACGCTAGTCGGCTTTCTGCGCAAACCAAGGTTTAACGTTTATTCGCACCCGCATAGAATCAGGTGA
- a CDS encoding N-formylglutamate amidohydrolase, whose protein sequence is MKIVLSCEHASAALLEGFERLFAEKDQTILWSHRGWDPGAFRLAQELKDFFDAPLVRGEWTRLLLDLNRSIGNPDRWSEYSRSLTESQQKELEEKVFEPYWAELFENISDAINESDCVLHLSIHSFVRMFNNKERQVDIGVLYDPDRSKESRFATSLCAHLQKDLGDRLRIKENVPYAGTDDGLTTVLRTHFANNQYLGIEIEVCSDLLEDRKSIETMGAHLASAISRTVAEV, encoded by the coding sequence ATGAAAATCGTCTTGAGTTGTGAACACGCGAGTGCTGCGCTACTCGAGGGTTTTGAGCGCCTATTTGCTGAAAAGGATCAAACAATTCTTTGGTCTCACCGTGGATGGGATCCAGGTGCATTCAGGCTGGCCCAGGAACTAAAGGATTTTTTCGATGCTCCGCTTGTGCGTGGAGAGTGGACCCGGCTACTTCTCGATTTGAACAGGTCGATCGGCAATCCAGACAGGTGGAGCGAATACTCAAGGTCCTTAACCGAAAGTCAGCAAAAGGAATTGGAAGAAAAGGTTTTCGAGCCCTATTGGGCAGAGTTATTTGAAAACATCAGTGATGCGATCAACGAGTCGGACTGCGTGTTACATCTTTCGATCCATTCCTTTGTTCGCATGTTTAATAATAAGGAAAGACAAGTTGATATCGGAGTTTTGTACGATCCTGACCGATCAAAAGAATCTCGATTTGCAACATCTCTCTGCGCGCATTTGCAAAAGGACTTGGGGGATCGCCTGCGTATAAAGGAGAACGTTCCTTATGCGGGAACGGATGACGGGCTTACCACAGTTTTGAGAACACATTTTGCAAACAACCAATATCTTGGGATTGAAATAGAAGTCTGTTCAGACCTCTTGGAGGATAGGAAATCCATTGAAACCATGGGTGCACATTTGGCTTCCGCAATTTCTCGCACAGTGGCGGAAGTCTAG